A window from Gottschalkiaceae bacterium SANA encodes these proteins:
- a CDS encoding KDGP aldolase family protein encodes MNWNKFHFYHGRVAVNFLALDPKNAKEVYDIMDGNAIIGLLSSQFDTTEAAVEMGKAYLKEIPVLSIGLGNGDPKQWHAVAEIASSLDAGHANQVFPAAGYTKGMLDARKCESTFVNALVRPTGTPGIVEISTGPNSQDQEKAFVPVETAIAMLKEVGVSSVKFFHMKGLTHLDELKIVAEASAKLGMPVIEPTGGITPENVAAIVKVCLDAGVERIVPHIYGSVIDKETGKTNTDLVKKAYQEIQKLF; translated from the coding sequence ATGAATTGGAATAAATTTCATTTTTATCATGGTCGTGTCGCGGTTAATTTCCTAGCTCTCGACCCAAAAAACGCCAAAGAAGTCTATGACATCATGGATGGAAACGCCATTATCGGTCTTCTTTCCAGTCAATTCGATACAACCGAGGCTGCCGTCGAAATGGGCAAAGCCTATTTAAAAGAAATCCCTGTTCTTTCCATCGGACTCGGAAACGGAGACCCCAAACAATGGCATGCAGTTGCTGAAATTGCCTCCAGCCTTGATGCAGGTCATGCCAATCAGGTCTTTCCTGCTGCTGGATACACAAAGGGCATGCTAGACGCCAGAAAATGCGAATCCACCTTTGTCAACGCCTTGGTTCGCCCAACCGGCACTCCCGGTATCGTTGAAATTTCAACTGGTCCAAATAGTCAAGATCAAGAAAAAGCTTTCGTTCCTGTTGAAACTGCCATTGCCATGCTAAAAGAAGTTGGCGTTTCATCGGTCAAGTTTTTCCACATGAAAGGACTTACTCATCTTGATGAACTAAAAATTGTCGCTGAAGCGAGTGCAAAACTTGGCATGCCTGTGATTGAACCGACTGGTGGCATCACTCCGGAAAATGTCGCTGCAATCGTTAAAGTATGCCTCGATGCCGGTGTCGAACGAATCGTTCCTCATATTTACGGCTCAGTCATCGACAAGGAAACGGGAAAAACAAATACTGATTTAGTAAAAAAAGCGTATCAAGAGATTCAAAAGCTCTTTTAG
- the tadA gene encoding tRNA adenosine(34) deaminase TadA yields MIEDEKWMAFALNLAKEAMEEEEVPVGAVIVRDGEVVGQGRNQKEMGKNPLYHAEIMAIDEACKALGGWRLVGCTMYVTLEPCPMCAGAIISARLPRLVIGADDPKMGGCGSVVNICQNEGFNHEVAITRGVLADESTELLQTFFQGLRLRMKEKAKKRKEAAQ; encoded by the coding sequence ATGATAGAAGATGAGAAATGGATGGCTTTTGCACTTAATCTGGCAAAAGAGGCTATGGAAGAAGAGGAAGTGCCTGTTGGTGCTGTGATTGTTCGTGATGGAGAAGTCGTGGGGCAGGGGCGGAATCAAAAAGAAATGGGAAAGAATCCCTTATACCATGCAGAGATCATGGCAATTGATGAGGCTTGCAAGGCATTGGGTGGCTGGCGGTTGGTTGGGTGCACCATGTATGTAACCTTGGAGCCATGTCCCATGTGCGCTGGAGCCATTATTTCGGCTAGGTTGCCGCGATTAGTGATTGGTGCAGATGATCCGAAGATGGGCGGATGCGGATCTGTGGTAAATATCTGCCAAAATGAAGGTTTTAATCATGAAGTCGCTATTACGCGCGGTGTACTTGCAGATGAGTCGACGGAACTCTTGCAGACTTTTTTTCAAGGTTTGCGCCTGCGAATGAAAGAAAAAGCAAAGAAGAGAAAAGAAGCTGCCCAATAG
- a CDS encoding C-GCAxxG-C-C family (seleno)protein, with protein MLIDVARKYYEKELDYNCAETMLYAANDYYDLNLSKDALKTMGSFGGGMAIGNVCGAITGCLAALGVIFVEEKAHESDKIKIITKRFIENFGKQFGYIDCAPLKDVYRTEEKRCEDMIFAAAEILEEVVVFGKTLE; from the coding sequence ATGCTAATTGATGTTGCAAGAAAGTATTACGAAAAAGAACTGGATTACAATTGTGCGGAAACCATGCTCTATGCCGCAAACGATTATTATGACTTGAATCTGTCCAAGGATGCCTTAAAAACCATGGGAAGCTTTGGTGGCGGTATGGCTATCGGCAATGTCTGCGGTGCAATCACAGGCTGCCTTGCGGCTCTCGGCGTCATCTTCGTTGAAGAAAAAGCCCACGAGTCCGACAAAATCAAAATCATCACCAAGCGATTTATTGAAAACTTCGGAAAACAATTTGGATATATCGATTGTGCGCCATTAAAGGATGTCTATAGGACCGAAGAAAAGCGATGTGAGGATATGATTTTCGCCGCTGCGGAAATTCTGGAAGAAGTAGTTGTATTCGGAAAGACCCTTGAATAA
- the pyrG gene encoding CTP synthase (glutamine hydrolyzing) gives MKKRKYIFVTGGVVSSLGKGITAASLGRLLKSRGMKVTIQKFDPYINIDPGTMSPYQHGEVYVTEDGAETDLDLGHYERFIDINLSKFSNITTGKVYNNVIKKERRGDYLGGTVQVIPHITNEIKSRIDKVGAESNADVVITEIGGTVGDIESQPFLEAIRQWSYDVGRENVMYIHVTLVPYLEKAGEMKTKPTQHSVKELRNIGIQPDMIVCRTQFPLSEDMKDKIALFTNVPKKRVMQNMDADTLYEVPLMLEDEGLAREVVEYFNFEKVEPELSAWRSMCEKFKNPQGTVKIALVGKYVELRDAYLSVAEALRHAGIDNDVAIDIDWIHSEEVTFNNVKEMLKGADGILVPGGFGDRGVEGKILAIQYARENKIPFLGICLGMQMAVVEFARNVLKLEKAHSSELDPQTPYPVIDLMEDQVDIENMGGTMRLGIYPCKLADGTKAQAAYGESLIYERHRHRWEFSNQFRDMLVEAGMILSGISPDEKLVEIIELEDHPYFVASQFHPEFKSRPTRSHPLFREFIKASKI, from the coding sequence TTGAAAAAAAGAAAGTATATTTTTGTAACCGGTGGCGTTGTTTCGTCTCTCGGAAAAGGCATTACAGCGGCGTCGTTGGGACGCTTGTTGAAATCACGAGGCATGAAAGTAACGATTCAAAAATTTGATCCTTACATTAATATCGATCCAGGAACAATGAGCCCCTACCAGCATGGTGAAGTTTATGTAACGGAAGACGGCGCGGAAACAGATTTAGATCTGGGTCATTATGAGAGATTCATTGACATCAATTTGAGCAAATTTAGTAATATAACAACTGGTAAGGTCTATAACAACGTGATTAAAAAAGAACGTCGAGGCGATTATTTGGGTGGAACGGTTCAGGTCATTCCACATATCACCAATGAAATCAAATCACGGATCGATAAGGTCGGCGCGGAATCTAATGCTGATGTTGTTATTACAGAAATTGGCGGTACGGTAGGAGATATCGAAAGCCAACCATTCTTGGAGGCCATTCGACAATGGTCTTATGATGTCGGTCGTGAGAATGTCATGTATATTCATGTCACTTTGGTGCCGTATTTGGAAAAAGCCGGCGAGATGAAAACAAAGCCGACTCAACATAGTGTCAAGGAACTACGCAATATCGGAATTCAGCCGGATATGATTGTATGTCGTACGCAATTCCCCTTGTCTGAAGATATGAAAGACAAAATTGCCTTGTTCACCAATGTACCAAAGAAACGCGTTATGCAAAATATGGATGCGGATACGCTTTATGAAGTACCGTTAATGTTGGAAGACGAAGGTCTGGCCAGAGAAGTTGTTGAGTATTTCAACTTTGAAAAGGTAGAGCCGGAGCTTTCTGCATGGAGATCCATGTGCGAAAAATTCAAAAATCCACAAGGCACTGTGAAAATTGCCTTGGTTGGTAAATATGTAGAACTTAGGGATGCATACCTTTCTGTTGCAGAGGCGCTTCGCCATGCAGGCATCGACAATGATGTGGCAATTGATATTGATTGGATACATTCTGAAGAGGTTACCTTTAATAATGTTAAAGAGATGCTGAAAGGCGCAGATGGAATTTTGGTTCCTGGCGGATTTGGTGATCGAGGCGTTGAAGGAAAAATTCTGGCCATTCAGTACGCACGTGAAAATAAGATTCCATTCTTGGGAATCTGTTTGGGCATGCAGATGGCGGTTGTTGAATTTGCAAGAAACGTTTTGAAACTGGAAAAAGCACATTCTTCCGAATTAGATCCGCAGACACCTTATCCGGTTATTGATTTGATGGAAGATCAGGTGGATATTGAAAATATGGGCGGAACTATGCGACTGGGCATCTATCCATGTAAATTGGCAGATGGAACAAAAGCGCAGGCTGCCTATGGGGAAAGCTTGATTTATGAGCGTCATCGTCACCGTTGGGAATTTTCGAATCAATTCCGTGATATGCTCGTAGAGGCTGGCATGATTCTTTCTGGAATTTCTCCGGATGAAAAATTGGTTGAGATCATTGAACTTGAAGATCATCCTTATTTCGTGGCATCGCAGTTCCATCCGGAATTTAAGTCACGACCAACAAGATCGCATCCATTATTCCGAGAGTTCATTAAAGCAAGTAAAATATAG